The DNA sequence GAGCGGTCGCGGGTGGCGCGGGCAATCACCATCAAGCCCTCCAGCGAAGACTCGGCCAGCAACGCCAGCGCCTGCGCGCGACGCTCGGGCACTCCTGCCCTGACGAAAGCCTCACGCAGCAAGCCGATCCACTGTTCGAAGGCCGAGCTGCACAGTTCGACAAGGTCGGGCACATCGCCTGGCGAGTCCAGCACGACCGGCGCGACCGGGCAGCCGAGTGAGAACTCATTGTCTTCCAGCATGCGTCCCACCGACTGATAGATGTGATGGACGGCGACGGCAGGGTCGCGTTCGGCGGCCAAAGCCTCGCCCAGACGCTCGGTTACCTCGGCGACGCTGGCGCGCGTCACCTCGACCACCAGTTGGTCCTTGCCGCCTGGGAAGTGGAAATAGAGCGAGCCGCGGGGTGCGCCGCTGGCGCTCAAAATGTCGTTGAGCGACGTGCCGTGATAGCCGCGCCGCCGCAATAGCAGTGCCGTCGCCTCGATCATCCGCGTGCGTGTGTCCGTCGCCATGTCAACCTCTGTCAGGAGTGCGCACTATAAGGCTTGCCCGAAATATGACAATCGGTCTACATAATATGTAAATCGGTCTACATATTTCGGAGGCAGAGATGGATAAGTATCGGCGGAAAGGGCAAAACGGCGGCCTGGCTCGTGATGCATGAGGAAGCGGTCGCGGAGCCTTCATTTCATCAAGCAGAGGAGAGACAGCAATGACAATTCGCGAAGCATCGGCCGAATGGCACGGCCCGCTCAAGGAAGGTTCCGGACGGCTCAGGCTGGGCAGCGGCGTGTTCGAGGGCGCCTACTCGTTCCCGTCCCGCTTCGAAAACGGCCCCGGCACCAATCCGGAGGAACTGATCGCGGCCGCCCATGCCGGCTGCTTCTCGATGGCGCTCACCGCCGTCCTCGGCAGTGAAGGTCATGTCGCAAGCGACATCCACACGACCGCCAAGGTGCATCTGGGCGCCACCGCGGCCGGGCCGACGATTACCCGCATTGAATTGGAGACGGAGGCGAACGTCCCCAGGCTCCCCGCCGCCGACTTCGAGCGGCTGGCGCAGTCGGCCAAGGCGGGATGCCTCGTCTCGCGGGCGCTGGCCGGCGTCGCCATGATCACGCTGAAAGCGAACCTCATAGGTCACTGAACGGAAGGAGAAATCGCTTGACCCAGGAATTGATCATCGACATCAACACGGCCAACCGCTCCGGCGAAACGGCTGAAATCATGCGGCGCTACAACGATGTGTTCCAGCGTCACGATCCCTCGGCTCTCGACGATCTGGTGGCGCAGGACTGCGTGATCGAGAACACCACGCCGGCGCCGGACGGCGCGCGCCGCGCCGGCAAGGCGGCCTGCGTCGAGCTGTGGTCGGCGATCGCTACGGCACCCGGGACGCGCTTCGACCTCGAAGAGACTTTCGTGGCCGGCGACCGCGCCACGATCCGCTGGCGCTATTGGATGGCCGACGGCAATTCGCTGCGCGGCGTCAACCTGATGCGCGTCGCGGACGGGCGGATCGTCGAGGCGATGGGTTATGTCAAGGGCTAGACTAAGCGCCTCGATCACCTATCCGCCAGCGCCAGCTTGGCGCCGAGCATGACGAAGGCGCCGGCAAAAGTCCGGCGCATCCAGGTCAGCACCATTGGCCGCGACACGACATGGCTGCGGATCGACGCCGCGAAGATGCCGTAGCCGACAAAAACCACGAAGGTCAAAAACATGAAGACCGAGCTGAGCTCCAGCATCTTCGACAGTGCGTTGGGTTCGGTGGTGCTGACGAATTGCGGCAGGAAGGCGAAGAAGAAGATCGACAGTTTCGGATTGAGCACGTTGACGAGGATGCCGGTGGCGATCACCTTGCCGGCCGAGCGCGGCGCGACATTGTCCTCGACGCTCAGGCCGCCTTTTTCCTTCAGTGTGTTCCAAGCCATGTAGAGCAGATAGGCGACGCCCAGATATTTCAGCGTCTCGAAGGCGACAGCACTGGTGTGCAGCAGCGCCGCCAGGCCGGTGATCGCGGCCGCCATATGCGGGATGATGCCGAGCGTGCAGCCAAAGGCGGCAATGATCGAGGCCCGCGCACCACGCGAAAGTCCGGCGCTTAGCGTATAGAGTACGCCGGTGCCCGGCGAAGCCACGACGATCAGCGACGTCAACAGAAATTCGATGCTCACGATGATTTCCTCCGGCGCCCTACCCTGACGCAGCCTAGCCAGCAAGCGGGGTGCGCACAAGCGACAGTCATTACAGCATGTCGCGGCGATAGGATTCGCCGACCCGCTGTAAGCTTCTGATTTTATGCTTGTCGTCGTCCCGGAACCGAGGACGCTTCCGGGCGACATGCATTCGCCGCCAGCAAAGCCGCCGCTAAGAGGTGGAAAATCCGAGCGCCCGGCGCGCCATCAGGCACTCGTCGTCGCCAGGCATGCAGGCGCGGCAGACATCCGGGCGCAGGTCATAGATGGTGCAGGCGGTCGACTTGCCGACCTCGCCAGACAGGGCCGAACAGCGCACGCCGTCACAGCGCATGCCCGACAGGTCTGCCGCCACGTATTTTTCCGGGATGCGGTCGAGCTGCGCATCGTCCTCTGTCGAAAAGCGCGGCCACTCGGCTGAATAGGAACAGCACGCGCCGCAGCTCTGGCAATCGAACATAGGAGCGATGCCTGGTTGTGCCGACGGCAGGCTGGTCGTGGCTGCCTGGGCAAACGGCCCCGGCGCGGCGAGATTGCGATCGGCGTCCCGCGGCAAGGCGCTACTTCTTCTTGCCGGTCTTGCCCTTCGGTGCGTCCGCTGGCGACTTGAACAGATCGGTCGCTGCCTGGTCGGCGGCGGCGGCCTTCGGCGCGGCAACCGGCTTGGCCGGCTTTGCGGCGGGAGCCGGCGCTGCCGGCTGATCCTTGGCGGAGAATTTTATGGCCATTTCAATCCTCGTCGGCGAAACGCGATGATGGTGCGCGCGGATTGCGCAAGCGGCCGATCAACGCGGAAACCGCCGTGATGTTCATTTCCTCGGGCGACCAGTTCCTGGCTTCCGCGATGTGGTGCGCGGCCAGCTCACGATGCGTGCTGCCGCTATACGCGGCATCCTGATAGGTGACACGCTCATGGGTCTTGGCGTCTTCGCGGACATACTCGATGAGGTAGTTCGGGCACTCGGCCCGGCCGCGCACGCCGACGCGCACCTGGGCATCGCCATGGGCGCGCTTGCAGCGTTCGAGCTTTTCCAGCACGCGCCGGACATATTCGACCGGCCTGTCCAGGGTCTCGACCATGTCGGCGATGGTCGCATCGGCCGCGATTGGCGTTTGCGGTACGCGCTTGGTGGCCATCAGCGTTTTCCGGCTCGTTTCGGCAGCGCCGCGAGTGCCGCGGCCGCCGCCATCTCGTCGGCCTCTTTCTCCAGCCGCAGCTCGCGCAGGCGCGCGGTCTTGGCTTCCCGCGCTTCGCTGACGGCATCGCGCTCGGAAATGATGCGGTTAAGCGACATCGACTGGGTTTGCGTCTTGCTGAACAGCGACACGGCCGGATCGACGGCTGTCTTCGAATGGGCGGTCAAAATCTTTCTCCTGTCAGGAGCCTGGTGCCGATAGGACGAGACCGGTCTTCGGTCGGGACCATGCACAAAGCGATGCGGCAGCGGATTCAAGATGCTGGAGCGTCCCTTAGCACGTTCAGCCCAATGCGCAGCGCATTTTCGGCGGCAACAAGCGTAAAATGAAAAAGGCCAGGCACCGCCTGACCTTCCCTGGGAGCGCCGCGCATCCAACTGGATGCACAAGGCAGCTCCTGATGGGCAGCAGAAGCCGTGGAAACTCAAGTTCCCGTAGCCATGCGCCCGAATTCGCCGTTCACCGGTGCCAGTACATCCGTGGTCACCGGGACGGCTGAATTCTTTCTTCAGGCCGCCTTCAACTGGTCGGCGGACATCTTGCCCGACTTGTTGTCGCGGACCATCTCGTAGCCGAGCTTCTGGCCCTCGACGATGTCGCGCATACCGGCGCGTTCCACGGCCGAGATGTGGACAAAAACGTCGGCGGAGCCGTCGTCAGGCTGAATAAAACCAAAACCCTTGGTGGCGTTGAACCACTTAACTGTGCCGGTGCTCATGACGAACCCTTTCCATGGCAAATATTCGTTCGCCGTCATGCGGATGCACAACGCCGTTTGTCTCGATTTTTGATGTGGGAAGTTCGTCAAAGGCGCGCTCGGAAGCGCGGATAACAAAAGTCAGTCAAACAAATATCGACGACTTTCTTCTACGCGTGTTTCAGACGCCTGTCAAATGTTGCGCCATCGATCCGAGAATTCGACGCCTGAAAGGACGTCATCTGGCCAACGTCCATGCTGAACAAGCGCCCGCACCTGAGCGTTGCCGGCGGCCGCTCAGCGTTCCTGGTCGGTCGGTCTGATGACGATCTCGTTGACGTTGACGCGCGCCGGCTGGCCGACGGCATAGAGGATGGCGGCGGCGACATCCTCGGCGGTCAGCGCTTCCATCGTGGCGAGGCGCTGGTCCAGCCCCGCCTTCGAGGCAGCGTTGGTGATATGGTCGCCAAGCTCTGTGCGCACCAGGCCGGGCTCGATCACGGTGACGCGAACCTTGTCGGCATAGACTTCGCGCCGCAGTGATTCCGAAAAACCGACAACACCAAATTTGGTCGCCGCGTAACCGCTGGCGCCGGGATTGGCGACGCGGCCGGCGACCGACGAGACATTGACGATATGGCCCTTGGCAGCCTTGAGATGCGGCAGCGCCGCCTTGGTGACGCCCATCAGCGCCAGCAGGTTGAGTTCCACCATATGACGCCAGTCGTCGAGCGTTGCCTCCGCTGCCGGCGAGAGCAGCATCACGCCGGCATTGTTGACAAGGATGTCTAGCCGACCCCATTCGGCCACCACCTTCCCGACCATGGCCGCGACATCGTCATTGCTGGTGACGTCGGCCTCGATGCGCAAAGCCGTTCCGCCGATTTTCTCGATGCGGGCGGCCAGAGCTTCGAGCCTATCGACCCGACGGGCGGCGACCGCCACCCTTGCCCCGGCAGCAGCCAGTGCCGCAGCCGTCGCCTCGCCAATGCCCGAGGAAGCGCCGGTGACGAGAGCAACCTTGCCGGCAAGCATGGAAGAAACGGTCATTGCAACATCTCCAAAGCGCGCCGCGCCAATGCTCCTAGATAGGCCATCCCGATAAACGGGGAAGGCCACTTCGCAGATGGGTCCTATTCATCCGGCCCCGGCTCCGGCCACGGCTCCTTCGCCGCTTCCGCATACCATTGGCGCATCGCCGGCAGCGCGAGGATGGCGTCGACATAGGCCCTGGTGTCGGGCGCCAGATCCCCACCATAGGTGTCGAAGCGGGTGACGACAGGCGCATACATGGCGTCGGCCGCGGTGAAATGGCCGAACAGAAACGGGCCGCCCTTGCCGTGTTTCTCACGGCACTCGCGCCACAGCGCCTCGATGCGGGCGCGTTGCGCCTCGCCCTCGGCGTCGAGTGGCTTGTGGCCCTTTGGCCGCCGCAAATTCATCGGCCAGCCATAGCGGACTTCGCGAAAACCGGAATGCATCTCGGTCGCCGCCGAACGCGCCAGCGCCCGGGCGCCGATATCGGCCGGCCAGAGCTTTTTCTCCGGAAAGAGATCGGCGAGGTATTCAAGGATGGAAAGGGTTTCCCAGACCATTCCGCCAGTGTGGTTCAAGGGCTTGTGAACCAAGACAGGGACTTGACCTGTCGGCGACACGTTCGCCAGGTTGGCGGCGGTTTCCGGGG is a window from the Mesorhizobium australicum WSM2073 genome containing:
- a CDS encoding cold-shock protein, which produces MSTGTVKWFNATKGFGFIQPDDGSADVFVHISAVERAGMRDIVEGQKLGYEMVRDNKSGKMSADQLKAA
- a CDS encoding OsmC family protein, translating into MTIREASAEWHGPLKEGSGRLRLGSGVFEGAYSFPSRFENGPGTNPEELIAAAHAGCFSMALTAVLGSEGHVASDIHTTAKVHLGATAAGPTITRIELETEANVPRLPAADFERLAQSAKAGCLVSRALAGVAMITLKANLIGH
- a CDS encoding nuclear transport factor 2 family protein, giving the protein MTQELIIDINTANRSGETAEIMRRYNDVFQRHDPSALDDLVAQDCVIENTTPAPDGARRAGKAACVELWSAIATAPGTRFDLEETFVAGDRATIRWRYWMADGNSLRGVNLMRVADGRIVEAMGYVKG
- a CDS encoding LysE family translocator translates to MSIEFLLTSLIVVASPGTGVLYTLSAGLSRGARASIIAAFGCTLGIIPHMAAAITGLAALLHTSAVAFETLKYLGVAYLLYMAWNTLKEKGGLSVEDNVAPRSAGKVIATGILVNVLNPKLSIFFFAFLPQFVSTTEPNALSKMLELSSVFMFLTFVVFVGYGIFAASIRSHVVSRPMVLTWMRRTFAGAFVMLGAKLALADR
- a CDS encoding glutathione S-transferase family protein: MSEFTLYIGNKCFSSWSLRPWVAMRHLEIPFEEVLVRLRTPETAANLANVSPTGQVPVLVHKPLNHTGGMVWETLSILEYLADLFPEKKLWPADIGARALARSAATEMHSGFREVRYGWPMNLRRPKGHKPLDAEGEAQRARIEALWRECREKHGKGGPFLFGHFTAADAMYAPVVTRFDTYGGDLAPDTRAYVDAILALPAMRQWYAEAAKEPWPEPGPDE
- a CDS encoding SDR family NAD(P)-dependent oxidoreductase, which codes for MTVSSMLAGKVALVTGASSGIGEATAAALAAAGARVAVAARRVDRLEALAARIEKIGGTALRIEADVTSNDDVAAMVGKVVAEWGRLDILVNNAGVMLLSPAAEATLDDWRHMVELNLLALMGVTKAALPHLKAAKGHIVNVSSVAGRVANPGASGYAATKFGVVGFSESLRREVYADKVRVTVIEPGLVRTELGDHITNAASKAGLDQRLATMEALTAEDVAAAILYAVGQPARVNVNEIVIRPTDQER
- a CDS encoding YkgJ family cysteine cluster protein — encoded protein: MFDCQSCGACCSYSAEWPRFSTEDDAQLDRIPEKYVAADLSGMRCDGVRCSALSGEVGKSTACTIYDLRPDVCRACMPGDDECLMARRALGFSTS
- a CDS encoding TetR/AcrR family transcriptional regulator — its product is MATDTRTRMIEATALLLRRRGYHGTSLNDILSASGAPRGSLYFHFPGGKDQLVVEVTRASVAEVTERLGEALAAERDPAVAVHHIYQSVGRMLEDNEFSLGCPVAPVVLDSPGDVPDLVELCSSAFEQWIGLLREAFVRAGVPERRAQALALLAESSLEGLMVIARATRDRSSLNAVADEVAILIEQAVLAGKVAQRAETTAV